CTTGGCGGCGTCAAGGGAGATGTTATCGACATAGGCGTATTCCGCACCATATTGATGGAACTGGGCGAATGGGTTAACGCAGATGCCTATAACGGAAGGATTGTGAGTGTCTCCAACAGTTTTGTCTTTACTGAGCCAGTGTATAATTATTCCGGAGACTTCCCCTATCTCTGGGATGAGCTGGTAATCCCGTTAAAGTACGGGAGCGACTGGAAACATGCCAGGCGCATGCTGGGCAAAATTGCCGAGGAGGTGGTGGGTGACTATGTTCCCATAGCCCGGGAGTCCTGGGAAAATATGGTGAAAAATTACCGCATCGAAGATGCCTCGGTTGAGCCCCGGGTTTTCATGGTGGCCAACGATAACTGGATTGAGCTCACCCTTCGCTATGTGGTCGAGTATAAGTGGCGGCGTACTATCAGGGATCGCCTCTTTGAGAGGATCCTTGAGGAGATCGATGCCAGCGGGGGCAAAGTTGCCCTGGCATCATCCACCTTTCATCTTGTCGAGACTCCTGTATTTGATGTGCGCCTGCATTCGGCGGCAGGTGAAGCACCGCTGACCATGAAAAATGAGATGGAGCGGGATTCAATGACATAAAAGCGGTTTTCATTGCGCATCAGCATACATCCATAAGGAGGCGGCCGGGGTCAGTGCCGGAGGACGGGAGCCAGGAGTCGGCGCCCGAGCTTCCACAATTCCACTGCCACAAAGGTGCTGAAAGCAGCCGGCAGAACCACCATCCATTCATTCAGCCCCAGCGGCACTGTCTTAAAAGGCGCATGGAAAATAGTGAGGTACAGCAAGAGCAGCGTGAATGCCGCCGAAACAAGAGAGGCGAGCCAGAGCCACCGGTTACCGAAGAAACCGACCGTAAAGAGCGAATGCTCGCGGGAACGGCAGTTGAAGCCGTTGAAGATTCTTGCGAAAATGAGAGTGGCAAAGAAGATGGACATAGCTTTATCCGGACCAAGTGAGGCATGGAGTGCCCAGAGAAAGGGCCCCAGCGTCACCAGCGCGATCCAGATTCCCACCGCGGCGATATAGTAAAGCGCAGGAGCGTCAATGATCCCCTCTTTCACATTCCTGGGCCGGCGCTCCATGATCCCTGGCTGCGGCGGATCGACACCAAGGGCAATCGCCACCAGGCCGTCCATTATCAGGTTGATGAAGAGGATCTGCACCGCAACCAGCGGAAGCGGAAGCTCCGCGATCAGTGCGACGATCATAGCCACCACCGTGGCAAGATTGCCGCTCAGAAGGAAGACAAGGTACTTCCGGATATTATCGAAGATACTGCGCCCTTCTTCCACAGCCGCAACAATAGAGGCGAAGTTGTCATCAATGAGAATCATATCCGATGCCTCTTTACTTACATCTGTTCCGGTGATCCCCATGGCGACACCGATATGAGCCCTTTTGAGTGCCGGTGCATCGTTCACGCCGTCTCCGGTCATCACCACGATTTCGCCTTTCTTCATAAGGGCATTCACGATCCTCAGCTTGTGCTCCGGTGAGATCCTCGCATATACTTCAATATCGCCGATTGACTTGTCGAAGTCGTCATCCGGCATGGCTGAGATCTCCGCACCGGTGAGCACACAGCCCCTTTTGAGCAGCCCCAGTTCTTTTGCCACCGCTACTGCGGTATCCATGTTGTCACCTGTGATCATCACCGGCCTTATTCCCGCCAGGGTACACCGGGCAAGGGCTTCCCGTGCTTCCGGACGCGGGGGATCGCTCATCCCTGCAATGCCAATGAAGACCATCCCTGTTTCGGCCGCCGCGAGCGGATCCTCAGCGGCATTTATACTCCTGTATGCCAGAGCCAGCACCCTGAGCGCTTGGCCGGCCATCGCACCGGCATGGCGTGCTATTTCCCGCCTGATTTCATCAGTGAGCGGCACCGCCTTGCCATGCTGTACAGCTCTGCTGCAGCCATCAAGCAGTACCTCGTAA
The Candidatus Eremiobacterota bacterium genome window above contains:
- a CDS encoding mechanosensitive ion channel: MVELMHRLESILHGWLNDPTAVKVVFLILGLIILIIIVRFTQRTLERRINSIERVYPLKKLTAGIGYVLAFLLVISVFRDRLGGLTLAFGVAGAGVAFALQTVITSIAGWVAIMMGNFYRIGDRVLLGGVKGDVIDIGVFRTILMELGEWVNADAYNGRIVSVSNSFVFTEPVYNYSGDFPYLWDELVIPLKYGSDWKHARRMLGKIAEEVVGDYVPIARESWENMVKNYRIEDASVEPRVFMVANDNWIELTLRYVVEYKWRRTIRDRLFERILEEIDASGGKVALASSTFHLVETPVFDVRLHSAAGEAPLTMKNEMERDSMT